The Dysidea avara chromosome 11, odDysAvar1.4, whole genome shotgun sequence genome includes the window aatatcctgttgggatgggcatgtaataaatatatgtatataacttgtataattactaataaaatcaaaaataattgaagcactagaattcttctttaagttcttttcttcttcctgtagtaaagaaaaaaacacatgggttaaaaaagccccaaagccagccataggccagctttgcagtatacaaatacaaaaagaagtgatatctaatcaaaaacagccaagctgtaaaaaaaggtgcggcccccaaaaaggccatggtgaaaaaagatgtaaaatccaaggtggcggccaagaaatggctgtgatggtaggttaatggttacattttaataacgacaattcaggtgaattttgtgccgcttggtcttggcaccaaattcacctgaattgttgttattaaaatgtaaccattaacctaccatcacagccatttcttggccgccaccttggatttcacatctttttttcaccatggcctttttgggggccgcacctttttttacagcttggctgtttttgattagattatagtATAACATGGCTAGTTGCATAGTCTGATCATTTAACGCCAGCCACATATTGATGTTCCAAACATCAATAAACAGTTGGCAGGCAAATTTGTCTGGCTATGTGAGACTAATAAAAAActataatttttaataaaaaCTAACCAAAAACTGTCAACGACTAATAATTGGTGTTAccatttaatttttaaaagttttttgTAATAATTAATACAGTACACTCTTAAAATTTATAAGTTGTtcctaataataattataggaagtatattacaatgataaGTTGATAACTTCTATATTTGTTTTAGATTTGGGTCTTCTTTTGGTTTTGTCTGAAGGAGCATATCAACATAGGAGATATGAGAGATGCATTCAGTGGTGTGGAATGCTTTTTACTTGTGCTGAATCAGAAAAAAGAAATTCTGCAAAAGCATTAGCTAAGGCATTCTCAGGAAAATCATACTTTCACATCTACCGCAGAAAGCAACAGTTATTTCAAGAAGTTCAATCTGAGCTATCATCAAAAGAATTTCACCTCCAAAGTGATTCAGTATACAACAAGGCCACAAGAGCAATTGTTGATCTAGGAGAAGCATTTGAAGCAGACTTATCAGTAGCAGATGAAGAAGGTTTACGGTTTTTAGATATCAGTATTATCGATCTTGTGTGTCACACCAATGGCCTCAAAGACATCGCACGTTGTTTGCTTTGTCGAAAGAAATCCAAACTACTGCGAAGTCATCTTTGTCCAGATGCCATACTCAGAGCTTTTGCTACTGGCTTACCAGAAACTCAGACTAAATGAATATTCAACATTTCATTTTTCAAAGATGGTGAAATGAAGTCTCCACACACGATAGTCAAATGGCTATTCTGTCAAAATTGTGAGGGAATTCTTTGCAAGGATGGGGAGGCTTATTTTGTATCCAAGTTTTTTCGCAAAGTTTATGATGTGCGCAACTATCAAAAGCCAAGTGAAGAAATGATCATTGACTACGGTGAATGGCTGTATCGTTTTGCACTTGGAATTGTCTTTAGAAGTCTTATCAATGAGGCCATTACTTCTTTCATAAATGAAgatgaaatatacacacttttCATACAATGTCGAAAGCTTTTACTCACTAAGAGTTTAATGGAAGATCTTGAAAAACCTTGCATTTATCTTCTTGTTAGTCCTAACATCCCTAGCACCGGTGCTGGTTTCATTGGCAACTTGCACAATGCACCTTTTGTTTTTGCTCTAACAAACAAAAGTTTGAAAACCGGAAAGCAAACAGTTTCGTATGCTcattttttgttgtctagaatTGGCATTTTTAATTTCCTTGTTTTGTTTAAGCCAGCTGACTCTACGCTTATTGCAGATGAATGCATTATACGTCCTGAAGGTGGAAAATTTAGAATTCCTTCAGAAAGCTTTCGGAAAAAGATGATTCCCAAAGGTGTGACTAGTGTTTTAGATGGCTTGGCAGTGGTCTCACAAAAGAATTTACTAGAAATAGACAAAGCAACAGTTTATACTCTTCATAAAACACTTCATCCCAGTGATAGTGAAATTCCACCTTCTGAACTTGCAAAGGAAACATATGGAACACTACCAGCATTGGAATATGACTTTGATAAAATTTTGAAGGGTGAACTTACCAATCATTTTTCATCAGAGAATCCACAGAATATAAATTTGCTGCCCAAAGGCATGGAAATTGATTATGAAAAAGATCTGGTAATTCTTCCTGAAAATTACTCTATTATTTTCCACGGCACATTTCAGGGCAAAACAGATAGAAATGACAGCTATGAAGGGACCCTGTTCCTTGTATCTGGAGACAATCCTCTGAAACCTTACGTCCTTATGTTGTGCGTAAAACCTGGGCTCACTGTTAGTCTCGGGTATGTCATATCACCGGATACCCTTTGCCCTATTGAACTACTACAAGATCAAAAcccaaaaatatttttgcatgacATGGAAAAACATCTAAATGCTTTTACTTGTATCCAGAGAGCATTGCCTCATTTCTTGAAAATGAAAGGGCTTAAAACATACCACACTGTCATTCATCATTCTTACCTTAAATGGTGAGTAACAATATGTCTTATCTTTTTATATACCATGGTCaacatacatatatgcatgcatgcataatacacacacacacacacacacacactacacacacgcataacgaacatacatatgtacatgtaaacacaTAATTTTTCACTACAATTTGTTATTTTATGCTTGTATGGCTCCCACGTACTGTAAATGGTCTATATGCACTGCATAGCTAAATGCTCTGATATCATATAATTAGATTTGTGAATGAATGTCACTATAGGGCTGTCACATATGATCTGGTTTGTGAAAAGCGCTGTTGGTACTGTGACCAGCGTTGCAGCAATTGCTTGAAGCCATCTTTCTCCAGTTACAACACCAGTCACCCCAGTATGCTGCTCATGAAGTTCTGCAGTAAAACTTGTCAAGACACTTACACTTTGGGTCAACTGCCACCTTCACCAGTTTTAGATGTTTCACCCCATCTTATGCTCTTCAACAAAAGATTTCCATTACCATTAAAGCCTAATGGTTTTATTTATGCACGTGTTGGGGTTTTCTTAGGTGATGGTAGCAAATCTTTTTCAAAAAATGATGCTTATGTAGTATACCAACATCGTGCACCATTTAGCCAGACATTTTTGGAATATTTCTTGACTAATGACTTTTCCATAAGGCAGCCTTTAAGGTACTACAGTGAAGAGGACACGGAGCAAGTACTACAGTCAGAGCTGCACATAGTATTTATTCGTCTAGCACTGCAAGCAGAAGTTAAAGGAATGAAAATAAAAGATTTGAATGAACTCATAGATGACAAACTTAAAGCAGAAAACCAGCCATGAGAATTGCTGATAGTAACTTTATAAGTAGCCACACACGTACAATTAGCTTAGCTACAACCATAAGTGTGTTATGTACTATGCACATAATGTTATCCACCATGCTTGTTCAATGACGTTATAACATACTATAGACTTTAGTTTCTTAAAGGAATAATTCTATGTGAATGTcacacgagcctgagggccgtcaggcccgaaggcgggtatcactcttttcaccctatttcataaccctacagaacttagacaaaaaacggtgaaccaaaaaggcgagaaaaaaaagtgcagtattgaagagggatcgaacccaggatcccagtgtgatggtccagtgtgctaccaattatgctaccgctgctagctcccttgattcccttcttttgtatcttataaatgtgactaacgaaattagctgtatatagtaagaagaagaagaaaccaaaactAAACTcaaaccctaacgctaacactactagacgcttcccctaaagtctactacttgtggcaactactggacacTTCCCCTAAggtctactactcgcggcaactactggacgcatcccctaaggtcgactactcgcggcaattactagatgcgtgccctaaagtcgaagagagagagcaacaactacagtaggaagtctggatgcttttgagcttaatattacgtaagggttatgaaaggtggtgaaaagagtaaaacccgcccgaaggcaagtgcatttatacaggcagagcacgagtgcacgttgtataactgttatgtaccactcacctaataggtggggagagtctcacaagacagctgtaacacttataaag containing:
- the LOC136238815 gene encoding uncharacterized protein isoform X1, encoding MKSPHTIVKWLFCQNCEGILCKDGEAYFVSKFFRKVYDVRNYQKPSEEMIIDYGEWLYRFALGIVFRSLINEAITSFINEDEIYTLFIQCRKLLLTKSLMEDLEKPCIYLLVSPNIPSTGAGFIGNLHNAPFVFALTNKSLKTGKQTVSYAHFLLSRIGIFNFLVLFKPADSTLIADECIIRPEGGKFRIPSESFRKKMIPKGVTSVLDGLAVVSQKNLLEIDKATVYTLHKTLHPSDSEIPPSELAKETYGTLPALEYDFDKILKGELTNHFSSENPQNINLLPKGMEIDYEKDLVILPENYSIIFHGTFQGKTDRNDSYEGTLFLVSGDNPLKPYVLMLCVKPGLTVSLGYVISPDTLCPIELLQDQNPKIFLHDMEKHLNAFTCIQRALPHFLKMKGLKTYHTVIHHSYLKWAVTYDLVCEKRCWYCDQRCSNCLKPSFSSYNTSHPSMLLMKFCSKTCQDTYTLGQLPPSPVLDVSPHLMLFNKRFPLPLKPNGFIYARVGVFLGDGSKSFSKNDAYVVYQHRAPFSQTFLEYFLTNDFSIRQPLRYYSEEDTEQVLQSELHIVFIRLALQAEVKGMKIKDLNELIDDKLKAENQP